gggggaagcgggaggggggggggaagcgggagggggggggaagcgggagggggggaagcgggaggggggggaagcgggaggggggggaagcgggaggggggggaagcgggaggggggggaagcgggaggggggggaagcgggagggggggaagcggggggggggggcaagcgggaggggggggcaagcgggagggggggcaagcgggaggggggggcaagcgggagggtggggaagcgggagcgggggggaagagagtagagagatacagaagggggGGGAAATAGGGTTAGGAGACAATTATCCGTCTCATCTTCCTCCCAGCAGTTACACAAtgattttcaaggatgtttgcTTTGCAGAAGTTGGAAAGTTTCAACTTGTTGGGTGTTTTTTATTCAACTGGATCTTTTTGTTCAAAGTTGATATTTTTTCAACTTGCAAAACAAACAGGTTTTCTCTTGGACGGAGTTCCTGCAAAACAGATCCTGAGCGCACTTTCGAAGTCAAGCAAAATCGATGGATGATCCATTCTCATGTCAGAAGACAACTTTCGTCAACTTCCAAATTCATTGTAGAATTTCAGGCAGCCAGGGATGTGGCTCTATGGATGTCTTCAGTGTATATTTGCAGAGTCTGGGGCAGTGGAGGAGGAAAGCTTGCACGACATCCGCAGACACCACACAGTAGCAATGAATCTCCTCCAACGACAGGCAGCAAGATGCTAGCTGTATCAAGGCCTGGTTCAGTTTATCAGAGGACGTTGTTTGCAGGACTATCCTTTTCAAAGTGCTGTGGTAGTTTTGAGAGATAAAGCTAACCTGTTGCACCATAAATGTGAAGGTGTTTAATTCTATACGAGCCACGGGGATAGCAGGCTGCAGGATTTGGGGTATTTTCTTAGCAGGGACTGTATGATCCAGCTCCACGTCCACAGAGAGAGTCGGGTGTCTCTTTGCCACAGCCTCCCACATCTCAGCGGAGATAGCTGGGTTGTATTTATCCATACGCTCACAGTGCAGCTGAAGGAGTTTCAGGGGTGGGCGCTTGTCATTTAGCAGCTCAGCAAGGACTTCTTCTGTCAAGCTTGAATAAAACAATCCCAGAGCAGACAGATTTGGACAACACCTCAGGGCCTCCTTAAGGCTTTCTGAAGTCACTGTACACACAAATGTCTTATTATTGATGAATAGACTCTCCAAACATGGACTTCTGCTGGTGACAAGTTGAATGGTGCCATCATCCAAATTGAACGGCATTTTTCGGAAGTCAATGTGTCGGAGGCGTAAACAGGAGTTTGCTTTGAATAAACTGTTGACACTTTGCAGCAAGTCTTGTCCAGAATAGAAGTAAGGATTTTCGCCAGTGCACACCATGGAGAGGCCCAACAGATCAGTCGCCAATTCAGACATGTTGTGCAGAATTTGGGCAAAGTTCTTGCGATTTGCCTTCAAAGACTGATCACACAAAATCTTCAGATATTTCACA
The nucleotide sequence above comes from Mustelus asterias chromosome 4, sMusAst1.hap1.1, whole genome shotgun sequence. Encoded proteins:
- the fbxl8 gene encoding F-box/LRR-repeat protein 8, which translates into the protein MEIPEEVLALIFSYLSVCERHSASQVCRRWAEAVVSPAVWYYTVVRCDSGEENDRNVHFCQQFQRNVKYLKILCDQSLKANRKNFAQILHNMSELATDLLGLSMVCTGENPYFYSGQDLLQSVNSLFKANSCLRLRHIDFRKMPFNLDDGTIQLVTSRSPCLESLFINNKTFVCTVTSESLKEALRCCPNLSALGLFYSSLTEEVLAELLNDKRPPLKLLQLHCERMDKYNPAISAEMWEAVAKRHPTLSVDVELDHTVPAKKIPQILQPAIPVARIELNTFTFMVQQVSFISQNYHSTLKRIVLQTTSSDKLNQALIQLASCCLSLEEIHCYCVVSADVVQAFLLHCPRLCKYTLKTSIEPHPWLPEILQ